The Bicyclus anynana chromosome 4, ilBicAnyn1.1, whole genome shotgun sequence DNA window CTTCAACCAGCCTAATACGATTGTGGAATCAGTCCAGATTACAGTCCGTGTAGCCTGAACTCTTAACGAGCTAGTAACCTTTTCATAAAGTTTGGCAGCGACCTGAGCACCACATAATTCAAGCCTAGGAATAGTGGTGGCTTTTATGGGCGCTACCCTACTCTTAGCGCATAATAAGCGGACTAAAATCTTTCCGTGACTATCTACGCTACGAACGTAAAAACAGGCACCATATGCTTGTTCGGAAGCGTCagagaaaatatgaaattctaaTTGCACGAAAGATTGTACTAACACGCAGCGCGGTACgcgtaaattatttaaaacatttaagttTTTACTGATATCCAACCAATTTTTATGGACTGTCGAAGGTAAAGAATCATCCCACGATAAATTCTGTAACCATAAACTTTGtaacaacattttaaattttataataaccggGGAGGCTAGTCCTAACGGATCGAATATCTGGGAAACTACAGAAAGAATTTCGCGTTTGGAGTTTCCTTCAAACTTTGATGCACTAATCGGAAAATAAAGCTGATCCGATTCCGGATACCAACCTAAACCTAAGGTTTTACTTGGTTCAATACCGCCTATGTTCAGATCATGCGAGGACTTAGTGAACTCTGATACTAATTGTGGATCATTAGATTTCCACTTTCTAAGTGGTAACTGAGCTGAAGCGAGTGTGGCTGAGACTTTATTACGTATTTCAAGCACGGTGCTTAGGTCGTCTCCGCCTGTCAGTAAGTCATCGACATAAAAATCGTGCAGAATGACCTCAGCAATCCGTTTGTCATCGCATTCAAGTCCTAACTGCTTAAGACATCTAGTAGCGAGAAATGGTGCGCTAGCAGTACCGTACGTTACGGTATTAAGCTCAAACGCCTTAAGCGGTTCGGCAGGATCATCGCGCCAAATAATTCGCTGTAAATGCCTATCACTAGGATGCACAAGTATCTGACGGTACATCTTTTCTACGTCAGCTATAATGATGTACTTGTGCTGCCTAAATCTTAATAGAATGGATAACAGATCATCCTGTACCGTTGGACCCACCATTTGAATACTGTTAAAAGTTGCATTGTTAGTTTTGCTTGAAAAGCTTGCATTAAATACCACCCTCAATTTAGATCCACGTAAAATGCCATGATGCGGTATAAAGTTAGCATTGCATTCCGATACTAACTCACATTCAGACATATGCCCTAGTGACTGATATTCCGACATAAATTCGCGGTACATCTTACAAAGTTTCGGTTCTTTAAGAAGTTTACGTTCCAGAGAAATAAAACACTGCTTAGCTCGAAATAAAGTATCGCTTAAAACAGTAGAATCATGTTTTAACGGTATTCTTACCTGAAAGCGACCATCCGATAAGCGCGAGGTATATTTTGTAAAGTGTTCCTCACATAACTTTTGCTCTGATGAGAGAATAGAAcggttatttaaattatttacttcttCTAAAGTCCAAAAACGAGCTAgttgattttgaatattatcATTCGACATATCACTAGTCGAGTCGGTGTTTACAAAATTACACCGAATGGGGTTAGATGCCGATAACGGTAATAACTTCATTGGGCCAGATACTATCCAACCTAGCTTAGTCTCACAAAGTGTAGGTTGATCCCTACCTAAATTAATTCTTTGCGATCCTAGAATGTCCCAAAAAACATCAGCACCTATGATCAAGTCGACTGACGACGGCGAATGAAAATGAGGATCCGCTAAACAAACGTCAGTAGGTATATTAAGACTTGACACGTCGAGAGGCCGACAAGGTACATTATCTGTTAAAGACGGCAAAATGAAacagtttaaattaattgaaaattgttCATTTAATGACTTCATGTGTAGGtgacacattttatttattcgcgATGTGACATTATTTATACCTAGCACACGTCGATCGATGTGATCGTAAGGCAAATTTAACAAACGAAACATTTTGTCTGATAACAAACATGATGTGCTACCGGAATCCAAAACAGCGCGACCGATATGTTCGCGATTGTTCGAGTCGTACAATTTAACTAGCGCAGTCGATAATAAAACGTCTCCGCGGCGTCTAGTTCCTACTTGACTCGCGGAAGACACGCTCGCcgataatgttaaattgttaattggATTGCCGGCGGACGGAGTCGCGCTGATGTTATTACTGTCAACGCGCTCAGCAGGCACAGCAGGTTTCAGTTTGTCTGCAACACAGACCAAAAAGGAATGTCTCCGTTTACAAAATTTGCAACCTGGCTTTTTGCACCGATTGGCAAAGTGAGAGCGACTAAGACAAACAAAACAGacctttaatgtaggtaatagtCGCAAACGCGCTTCGTTACTTAAAGCTAAAAATTGAGAGCAACTATTTAGTTTGTGATCGCCACTGCACTTTGGACACGAATCTGTCGAATCTGTGGGTTTActattaactataaaattactattaatatGATTACCATTATTCGTGGAAACAAATGTTTTTAGTTTGGGTTGTTTAGATGGTTGTTGCGTATGACGTGAAAATTCAATTGTCTCAAGTACATTTATACGTAACTTCATAAAGTCAAAAAAGTGTCGTAGCTCAATTTTGTGTTCCTGATCCAAACGACCTTTGTACTCTTCCCATTCACGGTACGTTTTACTGTCTAATTTAATAGTGACCATGTGAATGAGAAGAGTATCCCATTGTTGGACAGGCTCACCTAATGAACCAAGAGCACGAAGGTTTTTATTCAGATggtccaatatattttttaaggttgCCGCGGACTCGCGTGTGACCGGGTCGATGTTAAAAAGAGCCGAAACatgattttgtattaacaatCGTTTATTGTCGAACCGGTCACACAAGAGGTTCCAAGCTACTTGATAGTTATTA harbors:
- the LOC128198056 gene encoding uncharacterized protein LOC128198056, giving the protein MTENNKEFAELTKKRSSFKGRITIFSGFVQLLENKTTQLSSKEANELELRIDKLKPAVPAERVDSNNISATPSAGNPINNLTLSASVSSASQVGTRRRGDVLLSTALVKLYDSNNREHIGRAVLDSGSTSCLLSDKMFRLLNLPYDHIDRRVLGINNVTSRINKMCHLHMKSLNEQFSINLNCFILPSLTDNVPCRPLDVSSLNIPTDVCLADPHFHSPSSVDLIIGADVFWDILGSQRINLGRDQPTLCETKLGWIVSGPMKLLPLSASNPIRCNFVNTDSTSDMSNDNIQNQLARFWTLEEVNNLNNRSILSSEQKLCEEHFTKYTSRLSDGRFQVRIPLKHDSTVLSDTLFRAKQCFISLERKLLKEPKLCKMYREFMSEYQSLGHMSECELVSECNANFIPHHGILRGSKLRVVFNASFSSKTNNATFNSIQMVGPTVQDDLLSILLRFRQHKYIIIADVEKMYRQILVHPSDRHLQRIIWRDDPAEPLKAFELNTVTYGTASAPFLATRCLKQLGLECDDKRIAEVILHDFYVDDLLTGGDDLSTVLEIRNKVSATLASAQLPLRKWKSNDPQLVSEFTKSSHDLNIGGIEPSKTLGLGWYPESDQLYFPISASKFEGNSKREILSVVSQIFDPLGLASPVIIKFKMLLQSLWLQNLSWDDSLPSTVHKNWLDISKNLNVLNNLRVPRCVLVQSFVQLEFHIFSDASEQAYGACFYVRSVDSHGKILVRLLCAKSRVAPIKATTIPRLELCGAQVAAKLYEKVTSSLRVQATRTVIWTDSTIVLGWLKMLPCKLNTFVRNRVGDILDRTSNCTWRHVSSEDNPADYVSRGVSVGALESLDMWWSGPSFLKEPETRWPSTVINSESLPETRTEISCLAKSDTSSDIINLINFDRFSKFNRLKRTVAYMLRFIEACKGRRSKTDFLTDSELSKSLRVIVSMVQRESFPEYETLIQKKSLPKKSALIKFNAFLDENNLLRVGGRLGNSEFSYDKKYPLILQSTHRFTKLLFEYEHTKLMHAGPQLLLASIREVYWPIGG